The following proteins are co-located in the Paludibaculum fermentans genome:
- a CDS encoding ECF-type sigma factor has product MSHRTQVSLADAGALMRRFRAGDRQAAGALVEMFYPQLRRLASSRMRREAAGHSWHTTVLVNELYLELVKIRALRAGGEDNEVEREEFLRLAAHLMRRLLIHHVRPLSKRVERVELPPDLPGTAPGLDRLQEIDDALERLAAVNPVLRTVVELKVFEGLSGVEIAQRMSCSEMTVSRHWNFARNWLGEALELPAKA; this is encoded by the coding sequence ATGTCGCACAGAACCCAGGTCAGTCTGGCGGATGCGGGGGCATTGATGCGCCGGTTCCGCGCGGGCGACCGTCAGGCGGCCGGGGCGCTGGTGGAGATGTTCTATCCGCAACTGCGGCGGCTGGCTTCCTCGCGGATGCGCCGCGAGGCGGCGGGTCATTCCTGGCACACGACGGTGCTGGTGAACGAGCTCTACCTGGAACTGGTCAAGATCCGCGCCCTGCGGGCCGGCGGCGAGGATAACGAGGTGGAGCGCGAGGAGTTTCTCCGTTTGGCTGCCCACCTGATGCGCCGGTTGCTGATCCATCATGTGAGGCCGTTGTCAAAGCGGGTGGAGCGGGTCGAACTGCCGCCGGACCTCCCGGGGACCGCGCCCGGGCTGGACCGCTTGCAGGAGATCGACGATGCGCTGGAGCGCCTGGCGGCTGTGAATCCCGTGCTGCGGACTGTGGTGGAGCTGAAGGTCTTTGAAGGGCTCAGCGGCGTAGAGATTGCCCAGCGGATGAGTTGTTCCGAGATGACCGTTTCGCGGCATTGGAATTTCGCGCGCAACTGGCTGGGCGAGGCTCTCGAACTTCCGGCAAAGGCATGA
- a CDS encoding protein kinase domain-containing protein, whose protein sequence is MTDEEWKQTWAVYEAACQLPAPKRPEFVRASLSAGVARDKAFELLADLDADEAPAAPLVQPAAEIAGRRAGKALGRFQLLSLIGRGGMGEVYRAFDPDLNRFVAVKCMAPTSLGAGAVESLIREARAASALNHPGIVTVHEVIRTGDTVAIVMEQVEGHALRTLCGQPQPVERVMSWGQQIAAALAGSHAGGIVHRDIKPENLILRNDGFVKVLDFGLAARRTNAVASDQARPAGTLRYMSPEQARGASITPATDIFSLGIVLYELSAGIHPFAAEALASNSTLAVPGAIAAAEFRGPIVNGRALPEEFEGLLTAMLEGEPAARPSALEVSTLLSAMIETRRAAALPTNRFRTRRLVVTAAVLLGSLGAGLWLWQSVRTAMRVSPQLRAVQGTLLTGSAGREGSAIFSPDSQAIAYAWDGGEGGKRDIYVKRLAGGDPVRITHSPQDEWNPSWSPDGRRIVFLRQGAGLYQVVVVPAVGGSEQVAGTIEQSMTNLSDRLTWPGDADEVVVSDDVRGLRLGMCLFAIQLRTGQRRQLSQTGTDSADVAPRASPDRRWIAFIRVRRSEDEIRIVPAGGGDSRVVAKGAGIRAFAWKGSGAILYGTGSAGFKEPWMADIVSGGAARTAYALETGISEVDISPDGTRLAYVKKVRDSNIWQVFAGGAPSRRVAISTRADEDASYSPDGQKIAFSSDRSGQFEIWTASAKGANPRRLTALGGYSASPAWSPDSRRVAFDSTAGGLSQVWVVGEDESRPVALTRGMEGIVPSWSHDGQWIYFSSRTTGRNELWRVAAAGGTPVQLSRDGGFESRESTDGRYLYHSKPGTNGIWRMSLSDPGTSAKVADFDAAVQFRCWDATAAGLIIASPGDRPVLRLFPPSGGPGTAIARLTQELPRFGRCLSAHPDGRSFLYSVDDVDHQEIYLADTP, encoded by the coding sequence ATGACGGACGAGGAGTGGAAACAGACCTGGGCGGTATACGAAGCCGCGTGCCAGTTGCCCGCTCCGAAGCGTCCCGAGTTTGTTCGTGCGTCCCTCTCCGCAGGCGTGGCGCGGGACAAGGCGTTTGAGCTCCTGGCCGATCTTGATGCTGACGAAGCTCCTGCCGCACCGTTGGTGCAGCCCGCCGCGGAGATCGCCGGGCGGCGCGCAGGCAAGGCGTTGGGCCGATTCCAACTGCTCTCGCTGATTGGGCGCGGCGGCATGGGCGAGGTCTATCGGGCGTTCGATCCGGACCTGAACCGCTTTGTGGCGGTGAAATGCATGGCACCCACCAGCCTGGGCGCAGGGGCGGTGGAGAGTCTGATTCGTGAGGCCCGGGCGGCGTCCGCCTTGAATCACCCGGGGATTGTGACCGTCCATGAGGTGATCCGCACTGGCGATACCGTGGCCATTGTCATGGAACAGGTGGAGGGCCACGCGCTGCGGACGCTGTGCGGCCAACCGCAGCCGGTGGAGCGGGTGATGAGTTGGGGGCAGCAGATTGCGGCCGCGCTGGCCGGGTCGCATGCCGGCGGAATCGTCCACCGGGACATCAAGCCGGAGAACCTGATCCTCCGCAACGACGGCTTCGTCAAGGTGCTGGATTTCGGGCTTGCCGCGAGGCGAACCAACGCCGTGGCTTCCGACCAGGCGAGGCCTGCAGGCACCCTTCGATACATGTCTCCGGAGCAGGCACGCGGTGCGAGCATCACACCGGCGACGGACATCTTCTCGCTGGGCATCGTGCTCTATGAACTGTCTGCCGGAATACATCCCTTTGCGGCGGAAGCCTTGGCCAGCAACTCGACCCTTGCCGTGCCCGGTGCGATCGCGGCCGCCGAGTTTCGCGGCCCCATCGTAAATGGGCGGGCTCTTCCGGAGGAGTTCGAAGGACTACTGACAGCCATGCTGGAGGGGGAGCCGGCCGCCCGGCCTTCGGCTCTGGAAGTATCGACTCTCTTGAGCGCGATGATTGAAACGCGCAGGGCTGCTGCTTTGCCTACGAATCGCTTCCGGACCAGGAGGCTGGTGGTAACGGCGGCGGTTCTCCTGGGTTCGTTGGGCGCCGGCCTGTGGCTGTGGCAGTCCGTGCGAACCGCGATGAGGGTTAGCCCGCAACTGCGTGCCGTCCAGGGCACGCTGCTGACCGGCTCGGCGGGCCGGGAAGGCTCCGCCATATTCTCCCCCGATAGCCAAGCCATTGCCTATGCCTGGGATGGCGGCGAAGGCGGCAAACGGGACATCTATGTGAAGCGGCTTGCGGGCGGCGATCCGGTTCGGATCACGCATTCCCCCCAGGACGAATGGAACCCCTCGTGGTCGCCGGATGGCCGGCGGATCGTATTTCTCCGGCAGGGGGCTGGACTCTATCAGGTAGTAGTCGTGCCGGCGGTGGGAGGATCAGAGCAGGTTGCCGGCACTATCGAACAGTCGATGACCAATCTCAGCGACCGCCTGACCTGGCCCGGCGATGCCGATGAGGTGGTGGTTTCGGACGATGTCCGGGGGCTGCGGCTGGGCATGTGCCTGTTCGCGATCCAACTACGGACGGGCCAGCGGCGGCAGTTGTCGCAGACCGGGACCGACTCCGCCGACGTGGCTCCACGAGCCTCGCCGGACCGGCGATGGATCGCGTTCATCCGGGTGCGGCGCAGTGAGGACGAGATCCGCATTGTGCCGGCCGGCGGCGGAGACTCGCGCGTTGTGGCCAAAGGAGCGGGCATCCGGGCCTTTGCCTGGAAGGGGTCCGGAGCCATTCTGTACGGAACCGGATCCGCCGGCTTCAAAGAGCCCTGGATGGCGGATATCGTTTCCGGCGGAGCGGCGCGCACCGCGTATGCGTTGGAAACCGGTATTTCGGAGGTTGACATCAGCCCGGACGGGACGCGGCTGGCGTATGTGAAGAAGGTGCGGGACTCGAATATCTGGCAGGTGTTTGCAGGCGGTGCGCCCTCGCGAAGGGTTGCCATTTCCACGCGCGCCGATGAGGATGCCTCCTATTCGCCCGATGGGCAGAAGATCGCGTTTTCCTCTGACCGCTCCGGCCAGTTCGAGATTTGGACCGCTAGCGCGAAGGGCGCGAATCCCAGGCGGCTCACCGCCCTGGGCGGCTATTCGGCGAGCCCCGCGTGGTCGCCGGACAGCAGGCGGGTAGCCTTCGATTCGACGGCAGGCGGTTTGAGCCAGGTGTGGGTCGTGGGGGAAGACGAATCGCGGCCGGTGGCGCTGACGCGCGGCATGGAGGGGATCGTGCCCAGTTGGTCGCACGACGGACAGTGGATCTACTTCTCGTCCAGGACCACCGGCCGCAACGAGCTGTGGCGCGTGGCCGCGGCGGGCGGCACGCCGGTGCAGTTGAGCCGGGATGGCGGATTTGAATCGCGCGAATCCACAGACGGCCGGTATCTCTATCATTCGAAGCCTGGCACGAACGGCATCTGGAGGATGAGCCTGAGTGATCCGGGGACAAGCGCGAAGGTCGCTGACTTCGATGCCGCCGTGCAGTTCCGCTGTTGGGATGCCACCGCCGCGGGCTTGATCATCGCCTCTCCCGGCGACCGGCCTGTATTGCGGCTATTCCCACCCTCCGGCGGCCCAGGAACGGCGATTGCCAGGTTGACCCAGGAGCTGCCTCGATTCGGCCGCTGCCTGTCGGCGCATCCGGACGGCCGGTCGTTCCTCTACTCCGTGGATGACGTGGATCATCAGGAGATCTATCTGGCGGACACACCCTAG
- a CDS encoding acyltransferase family protein: MNPSNVRYHALDSMRASMMLLGIYLHVVVGYSGDGHWPYIDPHPSTALSFTLGIIHSFRMPAFYVMAGFFGALLWNGRGPASFISNRVKRVLIPFALFWALLFPLMAAIVISLEKGTQMVVPAFLSGALLSRLHPLHLWFLEYLLFLYAIGGVVAWLSCWFPDGLMERIHVIYRWALQRPYAPALFALFSWLQLAAMRGNLKDCDGFRPELPILLAYIPPFTFGWLLYTNRDLLDRFKSHIGIYLALAVPAFLVYGLVPGGTHPYIKAAGNVLLCWFNIFICTGLFLKLCSQPSPRWRYMSDASYWLFIMHMPVVVGLQVALLPLPLPALAKVPIVLAIAVAILIVSYDLMVRSTWIGVLLNGRRYPRRLPVAAPQTAPAIVDARRPESA; encoded by the coding sequence ATGAACCCATCGAATGTCCGCTACCACGCATTGGACAGCATGAGAGCGTCAATGATGCTGTTGGGGATCTATCTGCACGTCGTCGTCGGATACTCCGGCGATGGCCACTGGCCCTATATTGATCCCCATCCCAGCACGGCTCTCTCCTTCACTCTCGGCATCATTCACTCATTTCGCATGCCGGCCTTCTACGTGATGGCGGGTTTCTTTGGTGCTTTGCTTTGGAATGGACGCGGCCCCGCGTCGTTCATCAGTAATCGCGTGAAGCGGGTCCTGATCCCGTTTGCACTCTTCTGGGCGTTGTTGTTCCCCTTGATGGCGGCCATCGTCATCAGCCTGGAGAAGGGGACCCAGATGGTGGTTCCCGCCTTTCTCAGCGGCGCGCTCTTGAGCCGGCTGCACCCGCTTCATCTTTGGTTCCTGGAATACCTCCTTTTTCTCTACGCCATTGGCGGTGTGGTGGCCTGGTTGTCCTGCTGGTTCCCGGATGGCCTGATGGAGCGCATTCACGTCATCTATCGCTGGGCTTTGCAGCGGCCGTACGCGCCTGCGCTCTTCGCCTTGTTCTCCTGGCTGCAACTGGCCGCGATGCGAGGCAACCTGAAGGATTGCGACGGGTTCAGGCCGGAGTTGCCCATCCTGCTGGCATACATCCCTCCCTTTACCTTCGGCTGGCTCCTGTATACCAATCGTGATCTCCTCGACAGATTTAAGAGCCATATTGGGATCTACCTGGCGCTGGCCGTGCCGGCCTTTCTTGTCTATGGCCTCGTGCCTGGCGGAACTCATCCCTACATCAAGGCCGCGGGCAACGTCCTGCTCTGCTGGTTCAACATATTCATTTGCACGGGCCTGTTCCTGAAGCTGTGCAGCCAGCCCAGCCCGCGTTGGCGCTATATGTCGGACGCGTCCTACTGGCTCTTCATCATGCACATGCCGGTCGTCGTCGGCCTGCAGGTAGCCCTGCTGCCGCTGCCCTTGCCGGCCCTGGCGAAGGTCCCCATCGTCCTGGCGATCGCCGTGGCCATTCTGATCGTCTCCTACGACCTGATGGTCCGCTCCACCTGGATTGGTGTCCTGTTGAACGGACGCAGGTACCCGCGCCGTCTCCCCGTAGCCGCACCGCAGACGGCGCCCGCCATCGTCGATGCCCGACGGCCTGAGAGCGCTTGA
- a CDS encoding outer membrane protein assembly factor BamB family protein translates to MRTALVFLAWMAVVCAVAAWGQADPAALKPLRTAPVEKFAVNAGFRDWGPSTLAGTTILAGSPTGAGGLFAVDTVTGKLKWSHRPSFSTGTGSISTPPAVSGGTVIVPYAAAYPGAVVAVSLATGKELWRGPDPVQDAAVATYGDLAYILSKNGAFYALDLATGRERWKVVLNASRPGCASRPIVMDGTIYLTSSASAVAGDAKKPAGNYLLALDAKTGQERWRYRAEAPYVHQGVCLGQPVVTATTIYGSGESYLYAVERETGRDRWKAVEIRRTVEGRDRPVSVFGLVDAGSVLVGITMGHLIAFEKESGRTAWELAGQYTERAPSTAVAGRVLYFQGSPANQPAPAPRGTLYALDLDTRTILWSYSRKTAEANWSFGAVTPVDGGLWVDSYQALVKLQ, encoded by the coding sequence TTGCGAACTGCACTTGTGTTCCTGGCATGGATGGCAGTGGTTTGCGCGGTAGCCGCGTGGGGGCAAGCCGATCCCGCGGCGCTTAAACCATTGCGAACCGCGCCCGTCGAGAAGTTCGCCGTCAATGCGGGCTTCCGGGATTGGGGGCCATCCACTCTGGCTGGGACGACGATCCTGGCCGGTAGTCCCACCGGCGCGGGCGGGCTATTCGCGGTGGATACCGTCACGGGCAAGCTCAAGTGGTCGCACCGGCCGTCCTTCAGCACCGGGACGGGTTCCATTTCCACGCCACCGGCGGTCTCCGGAGGAACCGTGATCGTGCCTTATGCGGCGGCCTATCCCGGAGCGGTGGTTGCCGTTTCCCTGGCGACTGGGAAAGAGTTGTGGCGCGGACCGGACCCTGTCCAGGATGCGGCGGTTGCGACATACGGCGATCTCGCCTACATCCTCTCCAAGAACGGCGCATTTTATGCGTTGGACCTGGCTACGGGCCGGGAACGGTGGAAGGTTGTCCTCAACGCCTCCCGTCCTGGCTGTGCGTCCCGGCCGATCGTCATGGATGGCACGATCTACCTGACCTCCAGCGCCAGTGCCGTGGCTGGAGATGCGAAGAAACCGGCAGGCAACTACCTGCTCGCCCTCGATGCGAAAACCGGCCAGGAGCGTTGGCGGTACCGGGCCGAGGCGCCCTATGTGCACCAGGGCGTCTGCCTGGGCCAACCGGTCGTCACTGCCACCACAATTTATGGCTCGGGCGAATCGTACCTCTACGCGGTTGAGCGTGAGACGGGCCGGGACCGGTGGAAGGCGGTGGAGATTCGCCGAACAGTGGAAGGGCGCGACCGGCCAGTGTCTGTTTTTGGACTGGTGGATGCCGGCTCCGTTCTGGTTGGGATCACCATGGGGCACTTGATCGCCTTCGAGAAGGAATCCGGCAGGACCGCATGGGAGTTGGCCGGACAGTATACAGAGAGAGCGCCCTCCACGGCCGTTGCGGGACGCGTGCTCTATTTCCAGGGCAGCCCGGCAAATCAACCGGCGCCCGCTCCGCGCGGGACCCTCTACGCGCTAGATCTGGACACCCGCACGATTCTCTGGTCGTACTCGCGGAAGACCGCCGAGGCGAACTGGTCGTTCGGAGCGGTGACGCCCGTGGATGGCGGCCTGTGGGTCGACTCTTATCAGGCGCTCGTGAAACTGCAGTAG
- a CDS encoding carboxypeptidase-like regulatory domain-containing protein: MAGIRGTVTDISGARVPNAKVTITDQGTQSVRSLVTNSEGEYELTGLKSGSYKVSFTATGFNTLEFSGVTLRTSETARLDGHLEIGRANEVVVIKEEAPMVQTDNPTVGGSLNNEQVTALPRDSRDYTSFLYLSPNITQSSSNGSFKFLGAQSYGASFSVDGQRTNGGVFGGPTTSQPSLETVGEVTVLSNNFTAEFAGIANIRVSTRRGDAQYHGSAFWDNKNSALAAWDIRDKNGQAAFVPTPATASYPNPYFNLNEFGGSFGGPLPKIKNTYFFAAYERQYLNSPVYIRNTKLPHPSLLAGDFTKIADSVKPLVPAGITLTPSEIAQNTLDGAGVRFTTIPQRLLNSTTAKLIQSYFPQISTSAPINPANGRLVEYSTNVPGTSVRNLGTIRVDHDFREADRVYVVYNAQSQISANSAVVAPFLPLGLTQNDRRNDTLSISEIHMFAPTVINEARGGFNRVPNLRRSNNTLRQFLQNIGFNDADIKAYGDVITPSALDTFGHPAVNLGTNFQGLGNGGRNTYRPLDQNLVTFGDTITWLKGRHTIKAGADAVYNAAKDGFTSGRGNPRGLINYSGAGTDPLARFLMGLPANTVSFVNQFRPPMDVHNWEQGYFVQDDFKIHPRLTLNLGLRYEIVTPFTENNDLMVNFDPNYVGNGKRGRYVVPSQKTLAYVDPRYIAYGVVTADKLDLPRSLVRTDYGNIAPRIGVAWRVTDKFVLRGGYGLFYPTSAAQGIRDPLATNSFQVGLTKTNTADSPLSGWPGATHGTSPMSGGALNNLSGITSGNWVPFDLKQPRFHQYNVTLERELGWQTGIRVSYLGTLMRRLISGVDANMIQPSDQPFGTTIGDGVTPCTPDDGDCDYSDSDRKRLPYPNLGNYLTSFGNFGHGRSHAFQTEVNRRFSGGFTLSASYTFLDQKSTAPDTGNASLGGTSYNQFNPEADYGMDAFTSRHRFITYGVAQVPFGRNARYGSGMSKLADTFAGGWQLSWQAFAKTGTGFSPFWLCDNCDPITPGNLASGSVDATGGFYGTAFRPLVTGDPNIKSGDRIWNPDAFGLMPLGADLFTNPKVAVRNLLTGPGTYGLNLGVHKSFRFGERIKAELGADANNVLNHPLKSPDNYDIGSLGNFTMKVNPTTLKPEIQDVQPNPDFGRLLTSYAQDGVDSRRAIRLRLRITF, translated from the coding sequence TTGGCCGGCATCCGCGGCACGGTCACCGATATCTCCGGAGCCCGGGTGCCTAATGCCAAGGTGACCATCACGGATCAGGGCACGCAGTCTGTACGTTCTCTGGTAACGAACTCAGAGGGTGAGTACGAGCTCACGGGCCTGAAGTCGGGGAGCTACAAGGTCTCCTTCACGGCGACAGGTTTCAACACATTGGAGTTCAGCGGTGTCACGTTGCGGACCAGTGAAACCGCACGTCTGGATGGACACCTGGAAATCGGCCGCGCCAACGAAGTGGTCGTCATCAAGGAAGAGGCACCCATGGTTCAGACCGACAACCCCACGGTTGGCGGATCGTTGAACAATGAGCAGGTAACCGCCCTGCCGCGCGACAGCCGCGACTACACCTCATTCCTGTACCTGAGCCCGAACATCACCCAGAGCAGCTCGAATGGAAGTTTCAAGTTCCTGGGCGCGCAGAGCTACGGAGCGAGCTTTTCGGTGGATGGCCAGCGCACCAATGGTGGTGTCTTCGGCGGCCCCACCACCAGCCAACCGTCGCTGGAAACCGTCGGCGAAGTCACCGTCCTGTCGAATAACTTCACAGCGGAGTTCGCCGGCATCGCCAACATCCGGGTGAGCACACGGCGCGGCGACGCGCAGTACCATGGCTCAGCCTTCTGGGATAACAAGAACTCCGCCCTGGCGGCCTGGGACATCCGGGACAAGAACGGCCAGGCGGCCTTTGTCCCAACCCCAGCCACGGCGAGCTACCCGAATCCGTATTTCAACCTCAACGAGTTCGGAGGGTCGTTTGGCGGCCCGCTGCCGAAGATCAAGAACACCTACTTCTTCGCGGCATACGAACGGCAGTATCTGAACAGCCCCGTATACATTCGCAACACGAAACTGCCGCACCCCTCCCTGCTCGCCGGTGACTTCACCAAGATCGCTGATTCCGTGAAGCCTTTGGTGCCCGCTGGAATCACACTCACCCCGTCCGAAATTGCGCAGAATACGCTGGACGGCGCGGGTGTCCGGTTCACCACCATTCCGCAGCGCCTGCTGAATAGCACCACGGCAAAGCTCATCCAGAGCTACTTCCCGCAGATCAGCACCAGCGCTCCGATCAACCCCGCCAACGGCCGCCTGGTGGAGTATTCGACAAATGTGCCCGGCACCTCGGTTCGCAACCTGGGCACGATCCGCGTCGATCACGACTTCCGGGAAGCCGACCGCGTCTACGTGGTCTACAACGCCCAGAGCCAAATTTCAGCCAACAGTGCGGTGGTTGCGCCCTTCCTCCCGCTGGGCCTGACGCAGAACGATCGCCGCAACGACACACTCTCCATTTCGGAGATCCACATGTTCGCGCCCACGGTGATCAACGAAGCCCGCGGCGGATTCAACCGTGTACCGAACCTGCGGCGCTCCAACAACACGCTGCGCCAGTTCCTCCAGAACATCGGCTTCAATGATGCGGACATCAAGGCCTACGGTGACGTGATCACTCCTTCCGCGCTGGACACCTTCGGACACCCCGCCGTCAACCTGGGCACGAACTTCCAGGGGCTGGGCAATGGCGGCCGCAACACCTACCGGCCCCTCGATCAGAACCTCGTGACCTTCGGCGACACCATCACCTGGCTCAAGGGCCGCCACACGATCAAGGCCGGCGCCGACGCGGTTTACAACGCCGCCAAGGACGGTTTCACCAGCGGCCGCGGCAACCCGCGCGGTCTCATCAACTACAGCGGCGCCGGCACCGATCCGCTGGCCCGGTTCCTGATGGGCCTGCCGGCCAACACCGTCAGCTTTGTGAATCAGTTCCGGCCCCCGATGGATGTGCACAACTGGGAACAGGGCTACTTCGTCCAGGACGACTTCAAGATCCACCCCCGCCTGACCCTGAACCTGGGCCTGCGGTATGAGATCGTCACCCCGTTCACTGAGAATAACGACCTGATGGTGAACTTCGACCCGAACTACGTGGGCAATGGCAAGCGCGGCCGGTACGTCGTGCCGTCGCAAAAGACGCTGGCCTACGTGGACCCTCGTTATATCGCCTACGGCGTCGTGACAGCCGACAAACTGGACCTGCCCCGCTCTCTCGTGCGGACCGACTATGGCAACATCGCTCCGCGCATCGGAGTGGCCTGGCGGGTGACCGACAAGTTCGTACTCCGCGGCGGCTACGGCCTCTTCTACCCCACCTCGGCCGCGCAGGGCATTCGCGATCCCCTGGCGACCAACTCGTTCCAGGTGGGCCTGACGAAGACCAACACCGCGGATTCACCGCTCTCCGGCTGGCCAGGCGCCACGCATGGCACCAGCCCGATGTCCGGCGGCGCTCTGAACAACCTCAGCGGAATCACCTCCGGCAACTGGGTTCCTTTCGACCTCAAGCAGCCGCGCTTCCATCAGTACAACGTGACCCTGGAGCGTGAACTCGGCTGGCAAACCGGCATTCGCGTCTCCTACCTCGGCACCCTGATGCGCCGCCTCATCTCCGGTGTCGATGCGAACATGATCCAACCCAGCGATCAGCCGTTCGGCACAACGATTGGCGACGGCGTCACGCCTTGCACGCCCGACGATGGGGACTGCGACTATTCCGACTCCGATCGCAAGCGCCTGCCCTATCCGAACCTGGGCAACTATCTCACCAGCTTCGGCAACTTCGGCCATGGCCGTAGCCACGCGTTCCAGACCGAAGTGAACCGGCGGTTCTCGGGCGGGTTCACCCTCAGCGCGTCCTATACCTTCCTCGACCAGAAATCGACAGCGCCCGACACGGGCAACGCCAGCCTGGGCGGCACGTCCTACAACCAGTTCAATCCGGAAGCGGATTACGGCATGGACGCCTTCACGTCCCGGCACCGCTTCATCACCTACGGCGTGGCCCAGGTACCATTTGGACGAAATGCCCGCTACGGTTCCGGCATGTCCAAGCTGGCCGACACGTTCGCGGGCGGCTGGCAGCTATCCTGGCAGGCGTTCGCCAAGACCGGCACGGGCTTCTCCCCGTTCTGGCTGTGCGACAACTGCGACCCGATTACCCCGGGCAACCTTGCTTCCGGCTCAGTGGACGCCACCGGCGGCTTCTACGGAACGGCCTTCCGGCCGCTGGTAACCGGCGATCCGAACATCAAGAGCGGCGACCGCATCTGGAACCCCGACGCTTTCGGACTCATGCCGCTGGGCGCGGACTTGTTTACCAATCCCAAGGTCGCGGTCCGCAACCTGCTCACCGGACCCGGCACCTATGGCCTGAACCTGGGCGTCCACAAATCGTTCCGGTTTGGCGAGCGCATCAAGGCCGAATTGGGCGCCGACGCCAACAACGTCCTCAACCACCCGCTGAAGTCGCCCGACAACTACGACATCGGCTCGCTGGGCAACTTCACGATGAAGGTGAATCCCACCACCCTGAAGCCGGAGATCCAGGATGTCCAACCGAATCCTGACTTCGGCCGGCTGCTGACCAGCTATGCCCAGGACGGTGTCGACAGCCGCCGCGCCATCCGCCTGCGGCTGAGAATCACGTTCTAG
- a CDS encoding cytochrome c produces MKIRIGLLLAVFSLGALLGQDEAQFPSWMKTVGGNMGATKKAIEAKSADAATSAAKVADAFDKVHGFYKSKAVADAEQAAATAKAAAADVAKFAQAGDFEKASTAFATLGGTCKGCHEAHREKGADGSYKLK; encoded by the coding sequence ATGAAGATCAGAATTGGCCTGCTGTTGGCGGTCTTTTCATTGGGCGCCCTGCTGGGTCAGGACGAGGCTCAGTTTCCGAGTTGGATGAAGACGGTTGGCGGCAATATGGGCGCGACCAAGAAGGCGATCGAAGCGAAGTCGGCCGACGCCGCGACGTCTGCCGCGAAAGTCGCTGACGCCTTCGATAAGGTGCACGGTTTCTACAAGTCGAAGGCGGTCGCGGACGCCGAACAGGCGGCGGCTACGGCCAAGGCTGCTGCCGCGGATGTTGCCAAGTTCGCGCAGGCCGGCGATTTCGAGAAGGCGTCGACTGCGTTTGCAACCCTGGGCGGTACCTGCAAGGGGTGTCACGAAGCTCATCGCGAGAAGGGTGCCGACGGTAGCTACAAGTTGAAATAG